One genomic window of Micrococcus flavus includes the following:
- the pglX gene encoding BREX-1 system adenine-specific DNA-methyltransferase PglX: METAPLKSFATWARRELITQVSARLTAVLAPSSPERVENQRAVAMLERDIAAAGGGAKGKDAIADKVAYTWFNRIIALRFMDANGYTGIGVVSPAHGQQVGQPEILADAKRGSIDPAVITNNRTLDAITGLLDGTRNSADPQGEAYTLLLAEYCRYWNRSMPFMFEREGDYTELLIPANLLAADSILTQATAALTEEVCREVEVIGWLYQFYISERKQEVFDGFRKGKKAGAAEIPAATQLFTPHWIVRYLVENSVGRLWMLNHPASGLVDQMDYYIAPIDNEGDFLKVASPEELTVIDPACGSGHMLTYAFDLLYAIYEEEGYTPSEIPELILTHNLYGTEIDPRAGALAAFALTMKARAKQRTFFDQQVQPNICVLEPISFSPDELDYIITADGDKRAEELFWNQFAGADTLGSLIQPDPDLTVRLGQHLATLHDEGDILRADSIERAQRTIRQAEFLSARYCLLVANPPYMDARNMGGALYDFVVEHFPKAFTGIDLAFVLRSRSLVQPKGYLALLTMDSWLGNVECAEFRDVVREALSPRILLHLGPRAFPEIAGGVVQVSATLFQNAAPGSAKSIFIAATGGATTDAKVGQFRDASRHYGHTLDWFDVFPGRVFTPYAASESAHSTFASASAMSSIAEVRTGLQTGDNSRFLRQWFEVSYSSVRVDGLGDNSRWVPYVKSSSPTRWFAREDLVVDWRGDGAEIRAHPSSVVRNSTYYFQPGLSYGGLAGNLKARLVSTDTIFDQKNSMVFPVGATTTEQLLALMNSPAFEVLARLVSPKGFGVGTLSQLPIPKETLAAPRIEAIAQQAIELSRATFDRSEISRGFVGLDSIFMGAERHPSLRSSVRSMQEMDTRIQSELRDIETENARIFQVALLAVADWSPAEVPLAPPYSEASVVQDLVSYAIGCMFGRYSLDEPGLILADQGATMQDYLAKVPQPTFEPDADNVLPIVDGDWFEDDIVARFRQFLRAAFGEEHFEENLRFVEESLGVKALREYFVTRAGRSKFHDDHVKRYKKRPIYWLFSSPKGSFNALIYMHRYTPSTVSTVLNEYLREFESKLEANLQHQERLAAGDGTPREKAAALKESERLRKVLLELDEYEHNVLYPLASQQIAIDLDDGVKVNYPRFYPALKKITGLEAADE, encoded by the coding sequence ATGGAAACCGCACCGCTGAAGAGCTTCGCCACCTGGGCCAGGCGCGAACTCATCACCCAGGTCAGCGCCCGGCTGACCGCAGTACTCGCCCCCTCCTCACCGGAACGAGTCGAGAACCAGCGTGCCGTGGCCATGCTCGAACGCGATATCGCGGCCGCGGGAGGCGGCGCCAAGGGCAAGGACGCGATCGCTGACAAGGTCGCGTACACCTGGTTCAACCGCATCATTGCGCTGCGCTTCATGGACGCCAACGGCTACACCGGCATCGGCGTCGTCTCACCCGCGCACGGCCAGCAAGTCGGACAGCCCGAGATACTCGCCGACGCCAAGCGCGGCAGCATCGATCCCGCCGTCATCACCAACAATCGCACCCTCGACGCGATCACCGGACTCCTCGACGGAACCCGCAACAGCGCGGACCCCCAGGGCGAGGCATACACCCTCCTGCTTGCCGAGTACTGCCGTTACTGGAACCGTTCGATGCCGTTCATGTTCGAGCGTGAAGGCGACTACACCGAACTCCTCATCCCCGCGAACCTCCTCGCAGCAGACTCGATCCTCACTCAGGCGACCGCGGCTCTCACCGAAGAGGTCTGCCGCGAAGTCGAAGTGATCGGATGGCTGTACCAGTTCTACATCTCCGAACGGAAGCAGGAGGTCTTCGACGGGTTCAGGAAGGGCAAGAAGGCAGGCGCGGCCGAGATTCCGGCAGCCACCCAGCTCTTCACTCCACACTGGATCGTCCGCTACCTCGTCGAGAATTCTGTTGGCCGCCTGTGGATGCTCAACCACCCTGCATCCGGACTCGTCGACCAGATGGACTACTACATCGCACCGATCGACAACGAGGGCGACTTCCTCAAGGTCGCCAGCCCCGAGGAACTGACGGTCATAGACCCGGCCTGCGGCTCCGGACACATGCTCACCTACGCGTTCGACCTGCTCTACGCGATCTACGAAGAGGAAGGCTACACGCCTTCCGAGATTCCCGAGCTGATCCTCACCCACAACCTCTACGGCACCGAGATCGACCCACGTGCCGGAGCGCTGGCAGCGTTCGCACTCACCATGAAGGCGCGCGCCAAGCAGCGCACGTTCTTCGACCAGCAGGTCCAGCCGAACATCTGCGTGCTTGAACCGATCTCGTTCAGCCCAGACGAGTTGGACTACATCATCACCGCGGATGGCGACAAGCGCGCAGAGGAACTGTTCTGGAACCAGTTCGCCGGAGCCGACACCCTCGGGTCACTCATCCAGCCCGATCCCGATCTGACCGTCCGACTCGGCCAACACCTCGCGACGCTCCACGACGAAGGCGACATCCTCCGCGCCGATTCGATCGAGCGGGCCCAGCGGACGATCCGACAGGCGGAGTTCTTGTCCGCTCGTTATTGCCTCCTCGTTGCGAATCCACCCTATATGGATGCTCGCAACATGGGCGGGGCTCTGTATGACTTCGTAGTAGAGCACTTCCCGAAAGCATTCACTGGGATAGACCTCGCCTTCGTGCTTCGGTCGCGTTCACTAGTACAGCCGAAGGGTTACCTTGCACTTCTGACCATGGATAGTTGGCTCGGGAACGTCGAATGTGCAGAGTTTCGAGATGTCGTCCGCGAGGCACTGTCTCCCCGAATACTTCTCCATCTCGGGCCGCGCGCATTCCCCGAGATCGCAGGTGGAGTCGTCCAGGTCTCTGCCACGCTCTTCCAAAATGCCGCTCCAGGCTCCGCGAAGAGCATCTTCATCGCCGCCACCGGAGGAGCTACCACGGATGCAAAGGTGGGGCAGTTCCGGGACGCGTCTCGGCACTACGGGCACACGCTTGACTGGTTCGATGTCTTTCCGGGCCGGGTTTTCACCCCGTATGCGGCATCCGAAAGCGCACATAGCACGTTTGCCTCAGCATCGGCTATGAGTTCGATCGCTGAGGTCCGCACAGGACTCCAGACCGGAGACAACTCCCGGTTCCTACGCCAATGGTTTGAGGTCTCCTATTCCAGCGTTCGTGTCGATGGTCTTGGCGACAACTCACGCTGGGTGCCGTACGTGAAGTCAAGTTCACCGACTCGATGGTTCGCACGCGAGGACCTGGTCGTTGACTGGCGGGGCGACGGTGCCGAGATTCGAGCGCATCCGAGTTCTGTGGTTCGAAACTCAACGTACTACTTTCAGCCTGGCCTTTCCTACGGTGGGCTCGCGGGGAATCTCAAGGCGCGCCTTGTTTCGACGGACACCATCTTCGATCAGAAGAACTCGATGGTATTCCCGGTTGGGGCAACCACGACCGAGCAACTGCTCGCGCTCATGAACAGCCCGGCCTTCGAGGTTTTGGCGCGGCTCGTCTCGCCAAAGGGTTTCGGCGTTGGTACGCTCTCTCAGCTCCCGATCCCGAAGGAGACGCTGGCAGCGCCGCGCATCGAAGCGATCGCGCAGCAAGCGATCGAGTTATCACGGGCAACTTTTGATCGGTCGGAGATATCTCGCGGGTTCGTCGGTCTCGACTCGATCTTCATGGGTGCTGAGAGGCATCCCTCACTTCGGTCCAGCGTGAGATCCATGCAGGAGATGGATACCCGGATTCAGAGCGAGCTGAGAGACATCGAGACCGAGAACGCTCGTATATTCCAAGTGGCCCTGCTCGCTGTCGCTGACTGGTCGCCAGCGGAGGTACCGCTCGCGCCGCCGTACTCAGAAGCGTCAGTCGTGCAGGACCTGGTCTCATATGCGATCGGCTGCATGTTCGGTCGGTACAGCCTCGACGAACCCGGCCTGATTCTCGCTGACCAGGGAGCGACAATGCAGGACTACCTCGCCAAGGTGCCACAGCCGACGTTCGAGCCTGATGCAGACAACGTTCTACCGATCGTGGACGGTGACTGGTTCGAGGACGATATTGTGGCGAGGTTCCGCCAGTTCCTGCGGGCGGCGTTCGGCGAGGAGCACTTCGAGGAGAATCTGCGGTTCGTTGAGGAGTCGCTCGGCGTCAAGGCTCTGCGGGAGTACTTCGTTACCCGTGCCGGACGATCCAAGTTCCACGACGATCACGTCAAGCGTTACAAGAAGCGCCCGATCTACTGGCTGTTCTCCAGCCCAAAAGGTTCGTTCAACGCGTTGATCTACATGCATCGCTACACCCCGTCCACGGTCTCGACGGTACTGAACGAGTACCTGCGCGAGTTCGAGTCGAAGCTGGAGGCGAACCTTCAGCACCAGGAGCGTCTCGCCGCCGGGGATGGCACGCCACGCGAGAAGGCCGCAGCGCTGAAGGAGTCCGAGCGGCTGCGCAAGGTGCTGCTGGAGCTCGATGAGTACGAGCACAACGTGCTCTACCCACTGGCGTCGCAACAGATCGCCATCGACCTCGACGACGGGGTAAAGGTGAACTACCCGAGGTTCTACCCGGCCCTCAAGAAGATCACTGGGTTGGAGGCTGCCGATGAATGA